The Effusibacillus pohliae DSM 22757 region CCAAACGTAAGCTACAATAACAGCCACCCCTAACGAGAGTCCACCCGAGAAAATCCCGGTCAGCATCGTCCTATCCATAAAGGGTTGATCTGTGCGTCTTGGCGAAGGTTTAATTACATCTTCTTCAGAGCGCTCCGCGGTAAAACTTGTCGACGCTCCAAGATCCATAAACAATTCGAGAACAATAATCTGAATGGGAGAAAAAGGCATGGCCAAACCCGCGACACCAGCAAAAAATGTGCTTGAGATCAAAGCCACTTTCGCCGCCAAATAATAACGAACCGCTTTAAACAGATTTTCAAATAACTTTCTTCCTTCTCGAACCGCAACCGTAATCGTCGAAAAGCGGTCATCCGCCAACACCATGTCGGCTGATTCCTTCGCCACGTCAGTTCCCGTTTTGCCCATTGCAATCCCAACTGCCGCTTCTTTCAAGGCAGGGCCGTCGTTGACCCCGTCGCCGGTCACAGCCACCATTTCTCCCTGTTCTTGAAAAGCCCGGACAATCCGTAGTTTATGTTCAGGAGTGGTTCGGGCAAAAACAGAAATCTCTTGCACGCGTTGACGCAAGTCTTCATCCGTCATTCTTTCAATCTCACGGCCTACCATTGTTTTCTCGGAATCAATCCCTACTTTGCTTGCAATCGTACGGGCTGTCTCCGGGTGATCACCAGTGATCATCACAACCCGTACACCAGCCTGCTGCAAATCCCTTACAGCATCTTCAGCATCTAAACGCGGTGGATCCAGTAATGCGACCAGCCCTAGAAAGACCAAATCTGACTCAGCCTCATGCCGTGTCATTTCAGAAAACGACACTGGTTGTTCTTTAAATGCCAACCCGAGGACCCGATATCCCTTGGATGCCAGTATGTTGGCTTGTTGTTCGATCTCAGTCCGGAAAGCCTGTGCCATCGGAACAATCTGGCCACTCCAAACCACATGCTCTGCAAGTGAGAGAAGCTGCTCGGGAGCCCCTTTGCTCAAAGTAAACTGGGAATCGCCTCTCCGAACCAGAACCGATACCCGTTTATTCAAATCGTCCAATGGGTACTCTTCAAGAATCTGAAATTCTTTACGAATGGCTGTAACATCATATCCGATTTCTTCTGCTTTATACAGAAAAGCTGTATCGGTAGGATCCCCTTCAAATCCTTTTTTCCCATCCGGCTTTTCCGTTACATACCCATCATTGGCAAGAACTCCGATACGGACAGCCAGTTCTCCCCAGGCAGATTGTTGTTGCTCTTGATCCGTTAGCCACTGGCCATTGATAAACCATTTTTCCACCTGCATGCGATTTTCCGTCAAGGTACCGGTCTTGTCGGTTGCAATCACTGTGACATTGCCCACTGTTTCTGCCGTCCGTAAACGACGAAGGATCGCGTTTTGTTTGGAAAGCCGGTACGCCCCCAATCCAATTACCATCGTAATCAAAATCGGCAGCTCCTCCGGAATCGTTGCAAACGCGAGAGAGAGCCCGGTTAAGATGGTTTCCCGCCAGTCCATCCCCCTTAGCCACCCAAGAAAGGCGATCAACACGCTAAACCCAAGGGCAATCCAGACCATCCAGCGGGTTAACTCCCGCATATGAAGTTGAAGCGGGGTTCGAGGTTCCCGTGCTTCCTTGACCAGGCCGACAATTTTTCCAATCTCCGTCTCCCTGCCTGTGTGGACCACAACCCCTTTTCCTTTGCCGCGAGTAACCAGCGTCCCGGAAAAGGCCAGATTCCTTCGATCTGCCAGTTCAGTCTCCTCCCCCAAAATCAGGTTCGCTTCTTTGGAGACAGGGACGGATTCTCCGGTGAGGCTTGACTCATCGATGCGAAGATGAATGGTTTCCAACAAGCGAAGATCTGCAGGTATTCGTTGTCCCGGACGCAAGAACACTACATCACCGGGTACCAATTCGGAAGCGGCGATTTCACGGTATGCACCGTCACGAATTACCGGTGCATCCATCGTACTGAGTTTGGCCAACGACTTGA contains the following coding sequences:
- a CDS encoding cation-translocating P-type ATPase, with the protein product MKQLFRFDIIKAGRGMQQMLHNFREENDWMQVQAGQRSDLWHNVSADQVVHVMETNVQNGLSALEAEKRTQLYGPNRLPTAPGKPWWQEIVEEVTEPMILLLLAVGVVYGFLGELRDAIAIFVIIIAVLAIEMGNESRAKRAIKSLAKLSTMDAPVIRDGAYREIAASELVPGDVVFLRPGQRIPADLRLLETIHLRIDESSLTGESVPVSKEANLILGEETELADRRNLAFSGTLVTRGKGKGVVVHTGRETEIGKIVGLVKEAREPRTPLQLHMRELTRWMVWIALGFSVLIAFLGWLRGMDWRETILTGLSLAFATIPEELPILITMVIGLGAYRLSKQNAILRRLRTAETVGNVTVIATDKTGTLTENRMQVEKWFINGQWLTDQEQQQSAWGELAVRIGVLANDGYVTEKPDGKKGFEGDPTDTAFLYKAEEIGYDVTAIRKEFQILEEYPLDDLNKRVSVLVRRGDSQFTLSKGAPEQLLSLAEHVVWSGQIVPMAQAFRTEIEQQANILASKGYRVLGLAFKEQPVSFSEMTRHEAESDLVFLGLVALLDPPRLDAEDAVRDLQQAGVRVVMITGDHPETARTIASKVGIDSEKTMVGREIERMTDEDLRQRVQEISVFARTTPEHKLRIVRAFQEQGEMVAVTGDGVNDGPALKEAAVGIAMGKTGTDVAKESADMVLADDRFSTITVAVREGRKLFENLFKAVRYYLAAKVALISSTFFAGVAGLAMPFSPIQIIVLELFMDLGASTSFTAERSEEDVIKPSPRRTDQPFMDRTMLTGIFSGGLSLGVAVIVAYVWSLQAGADVRHAQTVAFATWMIGHLILALLMRSLREPLIHLGIFTNKTMWVWIVSAIGFLMLAVWVPSLRELLHLTPIHPQEWIVVITSAVLAPLWMEVGKWIRWQSEVGYSEKG